The genomic region GCCTCTCCCTTTGGAGAAGGAGGTGTCCTGGGGGTGTCGGGCCAAGGGGAAGGGGGTGGCCAGTGTGCTctgtcccccaccccaccgACAGCTTCCCCCTCTCTGCCCTGATCCACGGACAGATCCGGATACGAGACCCCAACCAAGGTGGCAAAGACATCACTGAAGAAATAATGTCCGGAGCAAGGACCTcatccacccccacccctccacagGTAAGGGGACCCCCTGACTGGGGCAGCGGGATATGCACAAGGCCCTGCTGAACTCCGTCTTTGCCCCCTCCCGCAGGCTGGAAGCAGTTTGGAGCCCCAGGCCAATGGAGAGACCCCCCATGTAGCAGTTATTGTCCGGCCAGGTAAGTGCCTGTGTCAAGGGTGGGTGTGCCACCTggcatcagctgctgcttggtTCCCTGTTGGCACTGCAGGGTGTGAGATGCCAGCTTTGCCATTCCTTGGTTCACCTGGGGCTTGTGGGTTCACATGCCTTCCCTACATACCTGGGGACTGGTGTCCCCATGCCGACTCTAGCAGAATTTATGGGGGCTGTCTGCTCGCCCCAGCTGTCCCCTGAGTGCTGGAGGATGCCTTTTGTCCCTGTCACCTGTTTGTGGTGTGGGCTGGCACATCTATCCCTACCCATCCTGCAGATGGAGGGATCTGGGGGAAGTGCAGGGTGAGAGGGGGATTGGAGAGCCCCTCATTAATACCATCTACTTTGCAGATGACCGCCCGAAGCCCGCGCTGGTGGTGAGCAAGCCTGTCTCCCTGGAGCCCAGCAAGTCGGCGTCCCCAtcgcctccccctcccctcatcCCCGAGGTGGAGCCTGTGGTGCTCTCGGCTGTGACGCTGGTGCCAATGGAGCCCCCCGTGGACGCGGACACTAAAGTGGAGCTGGGCGAGGCGCCGCCCGACCCACACAAGACGTTTAGCGCCATCACTACAGTGCCAGGGGCTGTGGAGCTGCCCCTCGTGCCCGCACCCGACATGGACACGGTGGCCAcggaggaggaagaggaggaggaggaggaggttgcCATTCCCCTCCCAGAGCCTGCCCCGCAGGCGCCTGTGCCCCCTGAGGTGCCGCTGGTGCCCGTTGTCCCCACAGTGCCAGCCGTGCCCCTGGTGCCAGCCGCGCCATCACCGCCGCCCGTCGTAATGCAGGCCCCTGAAGCACCTGCCAAACCTGCATCTCCCAGCCCCCCACCACCCCGGGAAGAGCCCTGCCCTGAGCCCCCTGCTGAGGCCAACGGGGTCTTGGAGGAGGTGCCCGAGCCGGTCCCCAAGGCACCCGTATGCCAGCCGGTGCCTGCACCTGCACCCGCGCCTGCCCTGGACTCCCCCATCGCCCAGCCCGAAGAGCTGCCCCTGCCCAACGGGGTGGAGGGCACTGGCAAAGCAGAGCCGAGCAAGGAGCAGCCCGAGTCAGACATCAGTCCTATCTCAGAGCCTGAGGAGCtagcccagcccagcacccctgcttctcccccagctgaggaggaggaggaagagagcgAAGGCCCTGGCGAGGCCCAGGAGCGGAGCTCgagcccagcccctgccccttcGCAGACCTCAGAGGCGACCGCACAAGGTTGGGGACATTGGGCTGGGGTGTGCAGGGTCACAGGGTGCCCCAGGGTGGGTATTGGGTGacgtggggcaggggggtgggtgTCGCCTGCGCATGGGTTGTGGGGAGGGTATTAAGAGAGGGCAACAAGGTTAGGTGACCCAGGACGTGGGTATGGGATGCTGGGTGGGGATGAGGTGCCTGTGGATGGCAAGATGCGGGGGCAGATGTCTGGGGAACGTGTCTGTATGCAGAACTATGGGGTGGGTGGGTATAGAGGGGTGCCCTAGGTCGTGGGGTGCCACGAGGAAAGTGTGTTTTAAATGCCTTATGTGAGGTTGTAGGGCAGGTGTTTTGGGGCTGTGTGTGagggctgtccccagctgtcCGAGGGCACGGGGAGGTGCAGTGGGTggaggggtggcaggggagACGCAGAGCTGCCGGCTGTAGCTGTGTGGGGCACCCTGTGTATGGGTATGCTGGTGCCTGGGGAAAGTGAAGTGCTGTGAGGATGTGCTGGGGCAGAGATAcgttttgtctttttttttaattattaatttttaaaatttttttaggCATCCTACACAAGAGTGTGGGGGTTATATAGCGGTActgggggagggtgggagagaTGGGTACACAGGACGTGTTCATATGGAGCACCCTGAGTGGGGATATAGGGGGCCTATAGGAGGGTGACCTGGTGGCATATGTACTTCTGGGGAGTGCCTCTGTATGGGGTGGTGTCTGGGGGCGCCGGGGAGGGGAGTGTATGTGGGGGCAGAGGTGTATGCGGGTGTCCCCCTAAGGGCTGCCCTGCAGAGGGGCATGAGTGTCTGCAGGGATCCCCCGTGCTAGGGAAGAGGTGTGGATGGGGTGCTTCACAGAGGCCCGGGGTAAATCAGGGtgcagcagggagatggggagaaGTGTGAGGTGCATCTGTACAGGCTATTCTGGGGTGCACGCTTGGGGACCGGGGTACCTTGGTGGGCTGTATGTTGGATCTGCAGGGCTGCAGATGCCCAGGTGGGTACACGGTgtgtttggggctgggggctgtgctcGGGACTACGTCCCTGTGGCTCCCCACGGCCCCACCTGGAAGCTCATCTGATGTTGCTGGGGCCCTGCTCGTGACCCTGGACCTGGTGTCAGGGtccagggggctgggagggttCCTCTCCTtcacctccctgcctctcctcccagtCGCCGTGTCGGTGCCAAAGAAGAAGCGAAGGATGAAGGAGCTGAACAAGAAGGAGGCAGTAGGCGATTTGCTGGATGCCTTTAAAGAGGTGAGTGTCCtaggggttttgggggggtcaCCTTGTGTCCTCCTGTGATGAACTCTGCTTTGTGCCATCGTGTCTGGGCCACTGATGTTCTGTGATGGTAATGAGGATCTGAGAGGGGGATGGATGCCTGggtgtggggtggaggggacaGGACCAAGCTCACAGGGTGACTGCTTTCCCTTTACCCCACAATGCAGTCTCAGATCAGTGACAGTGCCTCAGAAGCAGAGAACAAGCCCCCCACGTCTGCCCCTGCCCGTGAAGCAGAGGATGTGGCTCCTGCCCGTCCACAAGAAGAGTCAGAGGAGAcgtgggaggagaaggaggacaAGCTGGCTCCTGAGAAGGGCAAGTCTGCTGACCAGAAGTACCGCTACAAGGAAGGTGAGCCGTGCCTTGCCTCAGGCTTTTCTGGGAGCCACCACCTCTGGACCCAGCGGTCGGGAGGGTGGGGGTGCCATGGTTCAGCTGTACTCTACCCCACACTCTTCTCCTATCTTGTCACCAAGCCTGGCGTGGGGTGGGGAACAGAGGCCCCAGCAGGAGGGtcctggcaggaggcagggagctggtggtgtCAGGCTTTCTGTTGAAGCAAGCAGAGTTGTACTCATGGTGTACCAGCCTGAGGCAGCTCGATGGTTGTCTACATCCCACCTCACTGGTCCCTGGATGGGCCTGGACCTGCCACAGCTTGGGGTGGAGGATATGGGACAGGCCACATCAGGCTTTCCCTCTTGCCCCCCACTGCAGAGCAATGGAAGCCACTGAACCCTGAGGAGAAGAAGCGGTATGACCGGGAGTTCCTGCTGGGCTTCCAGTTCATCTTTGCCAGCATGCAAAAACCTGAGGGACTGCCCCAGATTACAGATGTGGTGCTGGACAAGGTTGGTGCGGCCCTGGAAATTGGGGGGGCAGGGGTCTGGCTGCTCTTTGTGCCTTGtcaaggcagggcagggactTACCTGCTGTGCTTGgggtcctgctgcagcatctgcaatGGACCCTGAGCCTGgggttggtggtggtggggcacTTCTGGGGCCTTCTTTCCAGTTCATTGTCCCGGCGCTGAGGCTGGGGGATGGATCCATCCCACTCCTCTGCCCCCGGGCATCCTCAGCCGTGTGTACCTTCGCAGGCCAACAAGACCCCCCTGCGGGCGCTGGACCCCATCCGCCTTAGTGGCATGAACTGCAGCCCTGACTTCACCCCCTCCTTTGCCAACCTTGGCCGGCCCGTCATGGGCAACCGGGGCCTGGTGAGTATCTCCTTGCTTCACCCATGCTGTTCCTGTCTGCCTTTCTGTGATGATCAAGCTTTTGAGCCACTGTGTCTGGGCCACTGATGTCCGTGATGGAACTGAGGATCTGAGCAGGCAGATGGGGACACCCTGGGAGCCAGCCCAACTTGTCCCAGAGCAAGGAGCTGAGTTTCTTCTTCCCGTGTCAGCCCTCAGGGTTGGGTCCCCGCCGTtcccagcagagccagaggaAGGAGCCCCGCAAAATCATTGCCACTGTGTCTCTCAATGAAGATGTCAAGTTGAACAAGGCTGAGAAGGCCTGGAAACCCAGCAGCAAGCGTGCCTCCGAGGAGGAGGATCCTGAGAACATCAAGACgcaggtgggagctggggcaagcgtgtggggggggggcgggggcgtgCCTGACTCTCACTGATCCTGCTGTCCTTGCAGGAACTACTCCGCCGTGTCCGCAGCATCCTCAACAAGCTGACGCCCCAGATGTTCCAGCAGCTGATGAAGCAGGTGATGGAGTTGTCCATCGACACGGAGGAGCGGCTCAAGGGTGTCATCGACCTCGTCTTTGAGAAGGCCATCTCAGAGCCAAACTTCTCTGTTGCCTATGCTAACATGTGCCGTTGCCTTATGGGggtgagcaggagctgggggggtggtCTCCCGCCAGGCTGACCGGGGTTTTGTGTGGGGGCTTTGGCTGAGCTCAGCAGGGTGCAGGTCCTTCCATGTGGTGTGGGGAAAACAGAGTGTGTGGACGAGGACCAAGTCCAGAGTCTTGGCAGGGCATCATGAGGGTGTAGGGTGGGTTTTCCCTGGTTTGAGCAGTGCCTGGGCCTTAGCTGGTCAGCTTTTGGGGAAACATGACTCATGCTTCTTGCCTGGGTTGtacctctccctgcagctcaaAGTGCCCACAACAGACAAGCCCACGGTGACTGTGAACTTCCGCAAGCTGCTGCTCAACCGCTGCCAGAAGGAGTTTGAGAAGGACAAGGATGACGATGAGATCTTTGAGAAGCGACAGAAGGAGATGGATGATGCCAGTGCTGTGAGTTGGGGTGGGAGGCTGTGGCCAAGGGCTGGTGTGGGCATCTTCTGGGTGGCTTTGGGCTCtgagctgccctgctgtgccctcCCCGCAGCCCGAGGAGAAAGCGCGCATGAAAGATGAGTTGGAAGAGGCACGGGACAAGGCCCGCCGACGATCTCTGGGGAACATTAAGTTCATCGGAGAGCTCTTCAAACTGAAGATGTTGACGGAGGCCATCATGCACGACTGTGTGGTGAAGCTGCTCAAAAACCACGATGAGGAGTCTCTTGAGTGCCTTTGCCGTCTACTTACCACCATTGGCAAGGACCTGGACTTTGAGAAGGCCAAGGTACCCCTTGCCCTGCTTTGCCTTGCCCTACCCTTGCCTTTGGGAGGGATGTGACCATGACTCTGTCCCTCTATAGCCCAGGATGGACCAGTACTTCAATCAGATGGAGAAGATCATCAAAGAGAAGAAGACATCATCCCGAATCCGTTTCATGCTGCAGGATGTGATTGACCTCAGACGGGTAAGGCACGTGGCCTGTTATTGCCCGGGGACTGCCCTTTGCTCCCTGCTTGGTCCCAGGAAAATGCTGGCCTGTGTCCTCTGAGTGCCAGCAGtccctgggaggggagaggtgggTATGTAAGCTGTGGCCAGCCCCAGAGACACCATGCTAGCCCTCAGCCCTTGGTTAGCATGGTAGTGGTAGTGGGCACACAGTAACTGGCGGCTGCTTAATGCAGGGGGGCTCCAGAAACTGAGCCCTTTTGTGCCAAAAGCTGCCACAGCACACAGGGAGTTGTGATGGCTGAGGCAGATCAGTCTGAGACTTCGAGGGTGGAATAACTGGGAAGTAGGAATGTCTCAGCCTCCATCCTCCAACCAGCTCAGTgccctctttccttcttccctgcccTCTGCAGAATAGCTGGGTGCCGCGGCGAGGAGACCAGGGCCCCAAAACCATTGACCAGATCCACAAGGAAGCAGAGATGGAGGAGCATCGGGAACACATCAAAGTGCAGCAGCTCATGTCAAAGGACAAGAGGAGAGGACCCCCTGGGCCATCCTCCAGCAGTGAGTGCCGAGGCTTGGGGACATCTGGGGCTGCCAGGGTGGGTTGCTCCTGCTGGGCACAGCTTGAGGTTAGGCTTTGCCTTATGTCTGGCCCCTTTCTGCTCAGGTGGGCGTGGGAGCCTGGTTGCAGATGATGGCTGGAACACAGTGCCCATCAGCAAGGGCAACCGGCCCATTGACACCAGCCGGCTAACGAAGATCACCAAGGTGAGGCTGAGGGTACAGTGTGGGCAGTTGAGCCAGCTGCCTGGCATGGATCCTGCCTTGATGCGGCGTTCAGAGCTAACTCTGtctctccacctgcagcctggaTCAATCGACTCCAACAACCAGCTCTTCGCACCAGGTGGGCGGCTGAGCTGGGGCAAGGGCAGCAGCGGAGGGTCTGGCGCAAAGCCTGCAGATTCAGGTAGGCTGTGTGGGACTGGCTGGGTGCCATtggatggggcaggaggggggatCCTTCCCCCCAGCGGCTCCTGTACCGGGGAGGTGCAGAACTCTGAGACTCCCCTCTTTTCACACCCAGCATCTGATTCAGGGCGACCAGCCACGAGCACCTTGAACCGCTTCTCAGCGCTTCAGCAGTCGACCCCTGCCGAGAGCCTGGAGTCCCGCCGTGTGGTGCAGAGGTGAGGGGCCAACCCTGCCTTGGGTGTGTGGGCACGTTGgtctgcagcccagggaggccCCCCCAAATCAGGCATCGGTCAATCAGTAGTACATAGGCAACCATATGCCATCTGTGCTGGAATAATCCCCTGTGACAAGATGGGGCTTTTTTGGGGGGCTCGGAGTCAGTGGGGAgtccttgcagcaaagaagacTGACCCCACCCTGGGCTTCCTCCTCACTGTCCAGCACTTAGGGGACCATACCTGGGTGCTGGGTCCACTCTGGGGGTCCTGGGACCAGATGGACATTGATGGGCTGGAGGGAGTCCCATGGAGGCTGGAGCATGAGATCTGCAAGGAGAATTGGGCTTGGGTTTTGTTCAGAAGACGGAAACGGAGGATCTTGCTacagcctgcagctgggcaaAGGTGTGGGCAGGATGGAGCCAAGCTCTGCTCAGCCATGCCAAGGGTCAGAGCGAACTGCAAAGGGCATGAGTTAGAGCGGGAGAAACAGGGAAAAGTATTTTCCCTGGAGGGTGGTCAGGTGCTAGAAAAGGTCCTGGAAGGGGCTGGGGTTGTAGTGCGACAGCCTTGccttgcagagctctgcagtctGGGGTCAGGGAGGGGTGGCAATGGGCTCTTCATGCTGTGTCTGTCCTCCTCCCAcccaggagcagctccagccGCGACAGGTCAGAGaaggctggggacagaggggaccGGGAGTCGCgttcagagaagggcagcgACCGCCTTGAACGTCCTGACCGGGGGGAGCGGGCAGACAGGAACAGGTCTGCCCTCACCAAGAGGAGCTTCAGCAAAGAGACAGAGGACAGGAGCCGAGAACGGGAGAAGCAGGGCGGCCCTGAGGCTGTGCGCAAGGCTGCTAGCATGACGGAGGAACGGGACAGAAGCCGAGAGACCAGTGAGCTGGCGAGGAGTGGTGTCCTGGGGGTCTGGCTGCGGCCTGGGGCTCTACCTGTCCCAGGTGGTGCCTGATCCTTGCTCTCTCCTCGCAGTTAAGCAAGAGccagcacctcctgcagcatcccccaaGCCCACACTGtcagaggaggagctggagaagaaatCCAAGGCGATCATAGAGGAATACCTGCACATCAATGACATGAAGGTGAGAGGAGTGGGTGGGCAGGCACAGCACCATATGGCCCCTGTAAAACGCTgtctgcttccctgggcagtaGTGCTGTTGGGCAGGATGCCGGCAGTGCCTGGATGAGGAaaggggcagccagggctggccaTGGGGCAGTACTGACCCCACCTTTTCCCTGCAGGAGGCCCTTCAGTgtgtgcaggagctgggcagcccctCCTCGCTCTACATCTTTGTGCAGAACGGCATAGAGTCAACACTGGAGAGGAGCACCATCTCCCGTGAGCACATGGGGGTCCTGCTGTGCCAACTGGTGAAGGCGGGCACGCTCTCCAAGGAGCAATACTACAAAGGGTGAGGGGCTGGGCCAGCCTGGTCCCAGGCTGGTTATTGGCTCAGCTTTGAATTTGGCTCTGCCTTGGGTAGGGCTCATCACTGAGACCTCCCAAGGTCCCTGCAAGCTGAGGGCACTGGGGCCACTGAATCCCAACGGCCCCCATCTGCCACACAGGCTGCGGGAGATCCTGGAGATTGCAGAAGACATGGAGATTGACATCCCACACATCTGGCTGTACTTGGCTGAGCTTATCACCCCCATCCTGCAAGAGGAAGGCATCCCCATGGAGGAACTGTTCAGGTGAGGGCTGTGCCCCTGTGTGGGACTGCCATGGGGTCCCAGGGGAACTCCTGGGGGACAGGTAGCTCAACCAGGTCTCTTGTGCCCCGCAGGGAGATAACGAAGCCCCTAGTGCCCATTGGGAAGGCCACCACACTGCTGGTTGAGGTGCTGGGCTTGTTGTGCAAGGGCATGGTAAGTGCATGGGGCTCGCGTAGCTGCCAGCCGCTGTCTCGGGGATGGCAGCCTGCTTGTGGGGGCAGGTTGGCATGTGGGGATTGAACACCTCTGCCAGCAGAGGGGATGGCAGGGAGCATCCCTTGCTGTGTCTGGGTCATGGAGGTGGCATGGCCAAGCCACAGTATCTCCCTCCCTGGAGAGAGAGGGCATGGGGTGCTGATGCTGACTGTCTTGTCTGCCCTACAGAGCCAGAAGACTGTAGGCAAGCTGTGGCGGGATGGAGGCTTGAGCTGGAAGGAATTCCTGCCTGAGGACCAGGATGTCAACAAATTTGTCACAGAGCAGGTGGGAGCTTAGTGGTGGCAAGGGGCAGAAATGGGCCATGGCGGGACCCTGGAGGGTCGGGCTGCCAGGAGCATGGttttcccctgtgctgcccCTAACAGTTCGTCTCTGCCCGCTCCCCCAGAAATTGGACTACACAATGGGGGACAGCTCAGACACGCCGAGCCACAAGGAGCTGACCTCAGAGGAGTTGTGCAAGCAGATGGAtaaactgctgaaggagaacCCGAACAACCAAAGAATACATGACTGGATCGAGGTGAGGGTGTGGGCACAGTGTCTGTGGGTCTAGGGGCTTCCTCGTAGTTCCCTCCCCACctcaccttttttcctttactcttCCTCCTTCAGGCCAACCTGAGTGAGCAGCAGGTCTCGTCTAACATGTTTATCAGGGCCCTGATGACATCTGTGTGCCACTCAGCCATTGTCTGTGAGTAGCAGGGTGAGGTGGGGGGTGTGTCCCCCTGCCCACACCACCCCCATCTCATACCCAGTCTCCCACAGTTGAGACCCCCTACCGTGTGGATGCCATGGTCATCCGCAACCAAGccaagctgctgcagaaatactTGCGGGATGAGCAGAAGGAGCTCCAGGCGCTATATGCCCTACAAGCCTTGGTGGTGAAGTTGGACCAGCCTCCCAGTGAGTGTCGTGGGatgggtgggctgggggaggctgggtAGCAGGCAcatccccaccccagcagggtggctggtggctggggaaTAGCAGGGGGCTCTCCCTTTGTGCTCCCTCCAGACTTGCTGCGAATGTTCTTTGATGCCCTCTACGATGAGGATGTCATCAAGGAGGAGGCATTCTACAAGTGGGAGTCCAGCAAGGacctggctgagcagcagggcaAAGGAGTGGCTCTCAAATCAGTGACGGCCTTTTTCACCTGGCTCCGGGAAGCCGAGGATGAGTCTGACAACAACTGAGCAGCCGtaaggaggaaggggggagagagagTGGGGCACCCCGGGGAGTGTGACTCCATGCCCTcccacccccggcccccctGGACTTGCTGACGCCAGGGCTGAGGGACCTGCTgtgccccctgcagccccccctcTCTCTTTCagttctcctcctctccctcccaccatCCCGGTTCTGTTTGCGAGGCCTGTACTAGTTTGTCATGATGATAATAAATGGATGCTGATGGAGGCGGCTGTTGCCGTGGGTCCCCTCAGGGCCCCtactctcctctcctccctcccagcaccaggcaTACCAGGTCTCTGGGAGCGGGGCAGAGCACCCCTGGACTCATgtcatggggagggggggatgggatggggacagtatctctcccctcctctcctcccatcctcttcttcctccccacttCTTGCTGAAATATAGagagattatatatatataaacttatTAAATTTGGTTTGGGGACAGGAGCGTgatttctccccctcccctgtcCTCTCTCTATTCCTCCATCACTGCCTGGACCCACCCCccctctgtggtttttttattttaaatataaatcattcccccccccccagctcctgctctgacACCTGgggaggatgctggggaggagggggggggctgACCCCTTCTCTCTGGGCCAGGTGGagtcccctcctccccctcaaagtccccatcctcctcccaaACGTTTAAGGCCACAATTGGGCAAGCGACAGGGCGGCCCCCCATCCGCGTCCCCTGTATTTATAGAGCGCCGGATGTGACGAGCCGCATGTGTAATTATTAAAACAAGGATTCAATTACTGGTCACGTgaatttgtaaataatttttttttttgccttttttttttttttcttttctttatggaGTATTTAATTGAAGATTTAAAGGCATCTTTTCACcttaaaactggaaataaaagaacattGCTAAATAATGCCCCGTGTGCCGCTGTTGCCGCCCCATGTCCCTTGTGCCCAGGCTGGTGTGGGGGTGCCAGCCTAGAGCCCAAGCAGGGGCCAGCCTCCCCTGGCACCCCAAGGCAGAGGGTAGGTACCCCCccaccctggggctgggagggtggCAAGGGGGTTGGACGTGCCTGGAGCCAGGCCGCCTGGGACCCCTCTTGCCAGCGCTGCCTGGCGCAGGGTGTCTGTGGTggagcaggcagccctgccagcgCCCTGGCGGCGGAGCAGAGCCTCGCTGTCCCTAAGCATCCCTTTTCCTATGGGCACAGAGTGGCAGGACCTGTGCCATTTCCTCTGTCTCTGCCTTGGGGTGGGAGATGAGAGTTATGTGCTGGACTTCCCTCACAACTTCCCTCTTGGGGGGCATTTTTCTCTTGGCACCCTCCTGTCTTGTCTTGCAGGTGGGGTAGGGAAAGGCTGGAGGATTCCCTGCTAGGGACAGGAGCTGGCCCCCCTTGGGGTGGCTCTGGGCTTTGCCGTGTTGGGCTGCCTCTTGCTGAGTCACCCTGGCTGTGGCCCAGAGGGTACAGAGCAATTAACGGGAGGCTGGTTCCCCAGATCGGAGGCTGAGCGgcctgagctgcagccctggcagcaccgatgctgggaagcagctggcagggaaaggccagcagggcctgggggtgGCTACTGGCCAGGAGCTCCCCATGCTCAGGAGTGAGTAAAGAGGGAGCCCCTTGGGCTGCTCCAGTGCCCTGCTTGCCAAGGGGGAGGGTGGCACCCCATTAGTGCACTCCCGTGCCCCTCTGTGCCAGGGAGAAGGTACCGCAGCGTTAATTGCTGTCAGTAGGTTTCAGAATGAACAGACTCCTTTGGCTGCAGGTTAACCTGTCAGCCTGGCATCGGCGCTGGCCTGCATCTCCTGCAGGGGAGGTCGATGTGGTGCCATCGGAGGTGATGCCTAGGGCCTGTGCCCACCTGTGCACTCCCAGCTCCGCGAGGcgggacccccagcaccccagcacgCGTGGGCTGTGTGCCCTCTCCTGCACGGCGCTGccagccccgcggggggggggggggggggggggcaggcgggggcaCAGTCCCCCCGCCTTTCATGGGCAGGCCTGGTGCTGAGGGGTGCCGCGTTGCTGGAGGGTCCCTGGCCCTGCCCCTTGTGCCCCCCGGGGGCTCGCGCGGAGCCGGGGGTCCCTGGGGGCGGTGGtgccccggggccgggcggggcggcgctgTCCGCGGTGCTGGCACGGCGCTCTCCGCGGTGCCCggccttcctctccccctcctcctcctcagccccctcctcttccttcgcccatcctcctcctcctccccgcgcccccctcctcttcctccatccccctcttcctcttccttcagcccccctgtttcttcatcctcccCGGCTGCCTTCatcccccttctcccctctctcatctccccttcctcctaacctcccttcctcttcctcattcTTCATCCCACTCTTCCTCCcgcccttcctccccctcctctccctcctccctccgtctccccatcctcctcctcttcctccccatctccctcccctccctcccgcctccccctctccctcctcttcctcccccagcagTGACGTCTCTCGACGTGCAGCTCCACGGCCCGGCTCCGCACCGCTCGGGGCTCCGCcaccgcggcccggcccggcccggcagcAGCCtccggcggggcgcgggcgctGCCCGGGGCCGCCCATGCGGCCGGGGGGCGAtgcgggcggcgcggcgctggCGGTAGTGCCCGCACCGGGGCCCCCCCGGGAGCATGGGCTGCATCGGCTCCAAAACCACCATCGGTGGGTGAGCGGCACCAGGCTGGGACCGGGGGGCGGGTCTGGGGACCGTGCGGGATCTGGGGGTATGAAGGCTGGAGGGGGacttgggggaggggggtgctgggggcgcgggggctgtggggaggctGCTGTAGGGGGCGTGGGGTGATGCAGTGAGGGTGTTGGGGATACGTGGGGAGCTGAGAGGGTCTAGGGGGTGGGGGAGCGGTGTGTGGGGTGCTTTGTGGGGTTTGGGAAGCTATGGGGGCTGGGAGATGTGGGGAGGTATgaaggtggggaggggagcacAGAGGGTTTGGGGGGATACAGGGAGCTTGAGGGCTCTGGAGGACTCGGGTATGTATAGG from Falco rusticolus isolate bFalRus1 chromosome 13, bFalRus1.pri, whole genome shotgun sequence harbors:
- the EIF4G1 gene encoding eukaryotic translation initiation factor 4 gamma 1 isoform X3, whose protein sequence is MNKAPQPTGGAPTAPHPAPSPGLPQPTFPPGQTAPVVFNPAPTSQMNTPSQPRQFPAGPRAIHQQGGFRSLQHFYQNRAQPPASASRVQSNTTARPGPPAHVYPAASQVMMIPSQISYTPSQGAYYIPGQGRSTYVVPTQQYPVQPGAPSFYPGASPTEFGTYAGAYYPAQGVQQFPAGVPTAQVIVSQQPPIPPKRERKTIRIRDPNQGGKDITEEIMSGARTSSTPTPPQAGSSLEPQANGETPHVAVIVRPDDRPKPALVVSKPVSLEPSKSASPSPPPPLIPEVEPVVLSAVTLVPMEPPVDADTKVELGEAPPDPHKTFSAITTVPGAVELPLVPAPDMDTVATEEEEEEEEEVAIPLPEPAPQAPVPPEVPLVPVVPTVPAVPLVPAAPSPPPVVMQAPEAPAKPASPSPPPPREEPCPEPPAEANGVLEEVPEPVPKAPVCQPVPAPAPAPALDSPIAQPEELPLPNGVEGTGKAEPSKEQPESDISPISEPEELAQPSTPASPPAEEEEEESEGPGEAQERSSSPAPAPSQTSEATAQVAVSVPKKKRRMKELNKKEAVGDLLDAFKESQISDSASEAENKPPTSAPAREAEDVAPARPQEESEETWEEKEDKLAPEKGKSADQKYRYKEEQWKPLNPEEKKRYDREFLLGFQFIFASMQKPEGLPQITDVVLDKANKTPLRALDPIRLSGMNCSPDFTPSFANLGRPVMGNRGLPSGLGPRRSQQSQRKEPRKIIATVSLNEDVKLNKAEKAWKPSSKRASEEEDPENIKTQELLRRVRSILNKLTPQMFQQLMKQVMELSIDTEERLKGVIDLVFEKAISEPNFSVAYANMCRCLMGLKVPTTDKPTVTVNFRKLLLNRCQKEFEKDKDDDEIFEKRQKEMDDASAPEEKARMKDELEEARDKARRRSLGNIKFIGELFKLKMLTEAIMHDCVVKLLKNHDEESLECLCRLLTTIGKDLDFEKAKPRMDQYFNQMEKIIKEKKTSSRIRFMLQDVIDLRRNSWVPRRGDQGPKTIDQIHKEAEMEEHREHIKVQQLMSKDKRRGPPGPSSSSGRGSLVADDGWNTVPISKGNRPIDTSRLTKITKPGSIDSNNQLFAPGGRLSWGKGSSGGSGAKPADSASDSGRPATSTLNRFSALQQSTPAESLESRRVVQRSSSSRDRSEKAGDRGDRESRSEKGSDRLERPDRGERADRNRSALTKRSFSKETEDRSREREKQGGPEAVRKAASMTEERDRSRETIKQEPAPPAASPKPTLSEEELEKKSKAIIEEYLHINDMKEALQCVQELGSPSSLYIFVQNGIESTLERSTISREHMGVLLCQLVKAGTLSKEQYYKGLREILEIAEDMEIDIPHIWLYLAELITPILQEEGIPMEELFREITKPLVPIGKATTLLVEVLGLLCKGMSQKTVGKLWRDGGLSWKEFLPEDQDVNKFVTEQKLDYTMGDSSDTPSHKELTSEELCKQMDKLLKENPNNQRIHDWIEANLSEQQVSSNMFIRALMTSVCHSAIVFETPYRVDAMVIRNQAKLLQKYLRDEQKELQALYALQALVVKLDQPPNLLRMFFDALYDEDVIKEEAFYKWESSKDLAEQQGKGVALKSVTAFFTWLREAEDESDNN